In Ciconia boyciana chromosome 3, ASM3463844v1, whole genome shotgun sequence, a genomic segment contains:
- the TRIB2 gene encoding tribbles homolog 2 produces the protein MNIQRSTPITIARYGRPRNKTQDFEELSSIRSIEPSQSFSPNLGSPSPPETPNLSHCVSCIGKYLLLEPLEGDHVFRAVHLHSGEELVCKVFDIGCYQELLAPCFCLPAHKNINQITEIILGETKAYVFFERSYGDMHSFVRTCKKLKEEEAAKLFYQIASAVAHCHDGGLVLRDLKLRKFIFKDEERTRVKLESLEDAYILRGNDDSLSDKHGCPAYVSPEILNTNGSYSGKAADVWSLGVMLYTMLVGRYPFHDIEPSSLFSKIRRGQFNIPETLSPKAKCLIRSILRREPSERLTSQEILDHPWFSTDFNVSNSGYGAKEVSDQLVPDVNMEEDLDPFFN, from the exons ATGAACATACAAAGGTCAACCCCTATCACGATAGCACGATATGGGAGACCGCGGAATAAAACCCAGGATTTTGAGGAGCTCTCGTCCATACGGTCCATCGAGCCAAGCCAGAGTTTTAGCCCGAATCTAGGCTCGCCGAGCCCGCCGGAGACCCCGAACTTGTCGCATTGCGTTTCTTGCATCGGGAAATACTTATTGTTGGAGCCTCTCGAGGGAGACCACGTTTTCCGAGCCGTACATCTGCACAGTGGCGAGGAGCTGGTTTGCAAG GTGTTTGATATTGGCTGCTACCAGGAGTTATTAGCACCATGTTTTTGTCTGCCTGCGCATAAAAATATCAAccaaattactgaaataattcttgGGGAGACAAAAGCATATGTGTTCTTTGAAAGGAGCTATGGGGACATGCATTCGTTTGTTCGTACCTGCAAGAAGCTTAAAGAAGAGGAGGCAGCCAAACTCTTCTATCAAATAGCTTCTGCTGTTGCACACTGCCATGATGGTGGACTGGTACTGCGAGATCTCAAGCTGCGaaagtttattttcaaggaTGAGGAAAG GACTAGAGTGAAATTGGAAAGCTTAGAAGATGCTTATATTTTAAGAGGAAATGATGACTCTCTTTCTGATAAGCATGGATGCCCAGCCTATGTGAGTCCAGAGATCTTGAACACAAATGGCAGCTACTCTGGCAAAGCAGCGGACGTATGGAGTCTAGGTGTCATGCTTTATACCATGCTAGTTGGACGCTATCCTTTCCATGACATTGAGCCTAGTTCCCTCTTCAGCAAGATCCGTCGTGGGCAGTTTAACATTCCAGAAACTCTATCCCCCAAGGCAAAATGCCTCATACGTAGCATACTGCGTCGGGAGCCATCGGAAAGGCTGACTTCACAGGAAATTCTGGACCATCCATGGTTTTCTACAGATTTTAATGTATCGAATTCAGGATATGGTGCTAAGGAAGTATCAGATCAGCTGGTGCCTGATGTCAACATGGAAGAAGACTTGGACCCATTCTTTAACTGA